In Flavobacterium okayamense, a single window of DNA contains:
- a CDS encoding formylglycine-generating enzyme family protein, protein MELHNLKKYLYALLLFCSSVSFSQKNNNKMVQINEGTFIPLYGSTEDKTVKVNTFLIDIYPVTNKDYLEFVKTNPTYSKSQIKRLFADSNYLYQWKNDFDFGVLNPNAPVTNISWFAAKKYCECQDKRLVTLDEWEYVAMADEKRKDARPREEFNEYILSWYEKNNSSNQAVGSTFKNYWGVYDMHGLIWEWTFDFNSIFLSGESRKDKDTDKNLFCGSGSVNATDLMNYAAFMRYAFRGSIKANYTTKNLGFRCAKTIN, encoded by the coding sequence ATGGAATTACATAATTTAAAAAAATATCTTTACGCCCTTTTATTATTCTGTTCTTCTGTCTCTTTTTCTCAAAAAAACAACAATAAAATGGTACAAATAAATGAAGGCACATTTATACCATTATATGGTTCAACAGAAGACAAAACAGTTAAGGTAAATACTTTTTTAATTGATATTTATCCAGTTACCAACAAAGATTATTTAGAATTTGTAAAAACTAATCCAACTTATTCGAAATCCCAAATAAAACGATTATTTGCAGATTCAAATTATTTGTATCAATGGAAAAATGATTTTGATTTTGGAGTTTTAAATCCAAATGCACCGGTTACAAATATTTCGTGGTTTGCAGCAAAAAAATATTGCGAATGTCAAGATAAAAGATTGGTTACACTAGACGAATGGGAATATGTTGCCATGGCAGATGAAAAACGAAAAGACGCTCGCCCACGAGAAGAATTTAATGAATACATTTTAAGTTGGTACGAAAAAAACAACTCTTCAAATCAAGCTGTAGGAAGTACTTTTAAAAATTACTGGGGCGTTTATGATATGCACGGACTAATTTGGGAATGGACATTTGATTTTAATAGCATTTTTCTTTCGGGAGAATCTAGAAAAGATAAAGATACCGACAAAAATTTGTTTTGCGGCAGCGGTTCTGTAAATGCAACTGATTTAATGAATTATGCCGCATTTATGCGCTATGCTTTTAGAGGCAGCATAAAAGCAAATTATACCACAAAAAACTTAGGTTTTAGGTGCGCTAAAACAATAAATTAA
- the nirK gene encoding copper-containing nitrite reductase, protein MKSNLKFFVMSALLAFVVSCKKDQTLKLTPVDMKVNGEMVAELTAPPFVPKPVGNRPAKKLIVKMEIKEQEGEMSDGVKYVYWTFGGSVPGSFIRTRVGDEVEFTLSNHPDNKLPHNIDLHAVTGPGGGATSSLVAPGQEKTFNFKCINPGLYVYHCATAPVGMHIANGMYGLILVEPEGGLPPVDKEYYVMQGDFYTKGKYGEPGMQPFDMTKAVDEHPDYVVFNGKVGALTGDGALTAKKGETVRLYMGNGGPNIVSSFHVIGEIFDKVHVEGGDLINENVQTTLIPAGGATIVEFKVDVPGTFILVDHSIFRAFNKGALGMLKVEGDEDKKIYSGTTQEGIYHPEGGTIQNMPSVNGKEIIVAKTLEQQIADGKNIYGRTCFACHQSEGQGIPGAFPPLAKSDYLNSDSNRAISAVLHGLTGEITVNGNKFNSVMTSQNLTDQEISDVLTYVYNSWGNNKTNVTPEMVKTERAKPVKKAKDIHE, encoded by the coding sequence ATGAAATCAAATTTAAAATTTTTCGTAATGAGTGCATTGTTAGCATTTGTTGTTTCGTGCAAGAAGGATCAAACATTAAAATTGACTCCTGTAGATATGAAAGTAAACGGAGAGATGGTAGCAGAATTAACAGCCCCACCATTTGTACCTAAACCTGTGGGAAACAGACCTGCTAAAAAGCTAATTGTTAAAATGGAAATTAAAGAGCAAGAAGGTGAAATGTCAGACGGTGTTAAGTATGTTTACTGGACTTTCGGCGGAAGCGTTCCTGGTAGCTTTATTAGAACAAGAGTTGGTGACGAGGTAGAGTTTACACTAAGTAATCATCCTGATAATAAGTTACCGCACAATATCGATTTACACGCAGTAACAGGTCCTGGTGGTGGAGCAACATCTTCATTAGTAGCGCCAGGTCAAGAAAAAACATTTAATTTTAAATGTATTAATCCTGGTTTATATGTGTATCATTGTGCCACAGCTCCAGTTGGAATGCACATAGCAAATGGTATGTATGGTTTAATTTTAGTTGAACCAGAAGGTGGTTTACCTCCTGTAGATAAAGAATATTATGTAATGCAAGGAGATTTTTACACTAAAGGAAAGTATGGAGAACCAGGTATGCAACCTTTTGACATGACAAAAGCGGTTGATGAACACCCAGATTATGTTGTATTTAATGGTAAAGTTGGGGCTTTAACAGGTGATGGGGCTTTAACAGCAAAAAAAGGAGAAACGGTTAGGCTATACATGGGTAATGGTGGTCCAAATATTGTGTCTTCGTTCCACGTTATTGGAGAAATATTTGATAAAGTACATGTTGAAGGAGGTGATTTAATTAATGAAAACGTTCAAACCACTTTAATTCCTGCAGGAGGCGCTACAATAGTTGAGTTTAAGGTAGATGTACCTGGTACTTTTATATTAGTTGATCATTCAATTTTCAGAGCATTTAATAAAGGTGCTTTAGGAATGTTAAAAGTTGAAGGTGATGAAGACAAAAAAATCTATTCAGGAACAACTCAGGAAGGTATATATCATCCAGAAGGAGGAACTATTCAAAATATGCCTTCGGTTAATGGTAAAGAAATTATTGTAGCCAAAACTTTAGAACAACAAATTGCAGATGGTAAAAATATTTATGGCAGAACTTGTTTTGCTTGTCACCAATCTGAAGGACAAGGAATACCAGGTGCTTTCCCTCCTTTAGCAAAATCAGATTATTTAAATTCTGATTCCAATCGAGCAATTAGTGCTGTTTTACACGGATTAACAGGAGAAATAACTGTAAATGGAAACAAATTTAATTCGGTAATGACTAGTCAAAATTTAACTGACCAAGAAATTTCCGATGTATTAACTTATGTGTATAATAGTTGGGGTAATAATAAAACGAATGTAACTCCAGAAATGGTTAAAACTGAAAGAGCGAAACCAGTTAAAAAAGCTAAAGATATTCACGAATAA